Proteins encoded in a region of the Pseudomonas syringae KCTC 12500 genome:
- a CDS encoding MurR/RpiR family transcriptional regulator — MTSADQPTLPGTSVDMPPNSAEGLLRLITDEYEGLPRQLKRIASYMSQQSDRIMVDRISDIARECEVHPSAIVRFSQRFGFSGFSEMQALFREAYTHKTTPVQNYQQRIRSLIANKSQKANAGDLARECVSATLSGLERLSVELDDDEFEKAVDLVVNADNIYVVGVRRSFAVADYLVYNLQHTNKRIHLISGLGGSYREQMRSVRANDLVIAISFTPYGKETQHCLRIAQHHQAKTLIITDSNLSPLAKRANSVLLVNEGSSFAFRSLSATLCLCQALFIAVAYRLELKVDEIHEQVGFDD, encoded by the coding sequence ATGACCAGCGCCGATCAGCCCACTTTGCCCGGGACGAGCGTCGACATGCCGCCGAACAGTGCCGAAGGCTTGTTGCGGCTGATCACTGATGAATACGAGGGACTGCCACGTCAGCTCAAGCGGATCGCCAGCTATATGAGCCAGCAGAGCGACCGGATCATGGTTGACCGGATCAGCGACATCGCCCGCGAGTGCGAAGTCCACCCTTCGGCCATCGTGCGATTTTCCCAGCGCTTCGGCTTCAGCGGTTTCAGCGAGATGCAGGCGTTATTTCGCGAGGCTTATACGCACAAGACCACGCCGGTGCAGAACTACCAGCAGCGTATCCGCAGCCTGATCGCCAACAAGTCACAGAAAGCCAACGCAGGCGATCTGGCACGCGAATGCGTCAGCGCCACCCTCTCTGGCCTGGAACGCCTGAGTGTCGAACTGGATGACGATGAATTCGAAAAAGCCGTGGACCTGGTGGTCAACGCCGACAACATCTATGTGGTGGGCGTGCGCCGCTCGTTTGCGGTGGCTGATTATCTGGTCTACAACCTGCAACACACCAACAAGCGCATTCACCTGATCTCTGGCCTGGGTGGCAGCTATCGCGAGCAAATGCGCAGTGTGCGCGCCAATGACCTAGTGATTGCCATCAGCTTCACGCCCTATGGCAAGGAGACCCAGCACTGCCTGCGCATTGCCCAGCATCATCAGGCCAAGACGCTGATCATCACCGACAGCAACCTGTCGCCGCTGGCCAAGCGCGCCAACTCGGTGTTGCTGGTCAACGAGGGCAGCTCGTTCGCCTTCCGCTCCCTGAGCGCCACGCTATGCCTGTGCCAGGCGCTGTTCATTGCCGTGGCGTATCGCCTGGAACTCAAGGTCGATGAAATACACGAGCAGGTCGGGTTTGATGACTGA
- a CDS encoding lysylphosphatidylglycerol synthase domain-containing protein, whose translation MTQATQAAPQSAQGTKWKWAKRVFNLFFFIAVPVLLFMLVKKLDWQEVKQALASYKASTLAIAAAVAFASYATYCGFDVLARYYTRHKLSIKQIVPVTFVCYAFNLNLSSWVGGIALRYRLYSRLGLDVSTITRILSLSLITNWLGYMLLAGFVFSMRFLELPKEWSIGTTTLQLIGFGLLAVCFAYLLACRFSKKRSWTIRDQEFNLPSMKQALMQASLGALNWSLMAAVIYTLLPDKAFYPAILGVLLISSIAGVITHIPAGLGVLETVFITLLAHQFSKGSLLAALIGYRAIYFLLPLLLALVVYLVLEKRAKKMGEKNQQRMGEEAKS comes from the coding sequence ATGACCCAAGCCACGCAGGCAGCGCCGCAAAGTGCGCAGGGAACCAAGTGGAAGTGGGCAAAGCGGGTGTTCAACCTGTTTTTCTTCATCGCCGTCCCGGTTCTGCTGTTTATGTTGGTCAAGAAGCTTGACTGGCAAGAGGTGAAACAGGCGTTGGCGTCCTACAAGGCCAGCACCTTGGCCATCGCGGCGGCGGTGGCTTTTGCCAGCTACGCGACCTACTGCGGCTTTGACGTGTTGGCGCGCTATTACACCCGGCACAAGTTGTCGATCAAGCAGATCGTGCCGGTGACGTTTGTCTGCTACGCGTTCAACCTCAATCTCAGTTCCTGGGTCGGCGGCATCGCCTTGCGTTACCGCCTGTATTCGCGACTGGGGCTGGACGTTTCGACCATCACGCGGATTCTCAGCCTGAGCCTGATTACCAACTGGCTGGGCTACATGCTGCTGGCCGGTTTTGTGTTTTCGATGCGTTTTCTGGAGTTGCCCAAGGAGTGGTCGATCGGCACCACAACGCTGCAACTGATCGGCTTCGGACTGTTGGCCGTGTGTTTTGCGTACCTGCTGGCCTGCCGGTTTTCGAAGAAACGCTCATGGACCATCCGTGATCAGGAATTCAATCTGCCATCGATGAAACAGGCGCTGATGCAGGCCAGTCTGGGCGCTCTGAACTGGTCGTTGATGGCTGCGGTAATTTACACCCTGCTGCCGGACAAGGCGTTTTATCCAGCGATTCTCGGTGTGTTGCTGATCAGCAGCATCGCCGGGGTGATCACTCACATTCCAGCAGGCCTCGGCGTGCTCGAGACTGTGTTTATCACCTTGCTGGCGCACCAGTTTTCCAAGGGCAGCCTGCTCGCAGCGTTGATCGGTTACCGCGCGATCTACTTCCTGCTGCCGCTGCTGCTGGCGCTGGTGGTGTATCTGGTGCTGGAAAAACGCGCGAAGAAAATGGGCGAGAAGAACCAGCAGCGCATGGGCGAGGAAGCCAAATCCTGA
- the clsB gene encoding cardiolipin synthase ClsB translates to MSDTTGQWRDGNSVELLINGEDFYARVFECIRAARKEVLIETFIIFEDRIGESLQQALLEAAANGAKVVVTVDDYGTSDLSSTFVRTMIDAGIQIQLFDPRPRFMGMRTNLFRRLHRKVVVIDGELGFIGGINYSVDHMTDTGVTAKQDYAVLVRGPIVGDIHHSALNMLSKVVRDKLPPIELKLDRAGDASMLLAERDNDEHSTDIEEQYLEAIRAATQRITLANAYFYPSYRFLRELRNASRRGVKVTLILQGQPDMPFVRVCSRLTYTYLLRDGVAIHEYKQRALHGKVALIDQDWSTVGSSNLDPLSLALNLEANLFIRDRALNEHLQNHLMELAAAHSKQMSLKGAARGQWWRAPMIVLSFFFLRRFPAIAGLFPVHGVRLKPLRAGDVVPEAKVIEQQQNNHPMDQEKTL, encoded by the coding sequence ATGAGCGATACGACAGGGCAGTGGCGTGACGGCAACTCGGTAGAGTTGCTGATCAATGGCGAGGATTTCTACGCCCGGGTATTCGAGTGCATACGTGCCGCGCGCAAAGAGGTGCTGATCGAGACCTTCATCATCTTTGAAGACCGAATCGGCGAAAGTTTGCAACAGGCATTGCTCGAAGCCGCCGCGAATGGCGCGAAGGTGGTCGTCACGGTGGACGACTATGGCACTTCGGACCTGAGTTCGACGTTTGTCAGAACCATGATCGACGCCGGTATCCAGATCCAGTTGTTCGATCCGCGCCCGCGGTTCATGGGCATGCGCACCAACTTGTTCCGTCGCCTGCACCGCAAGGTGGTGGTGATCGACGGCGAACTGGGTTTCATCGGCGGCATCAACTACAGCGTCGATCATATGACCGACACCGGGGTGACGGCCAAACAGGACTACGCCGTTCTGGTCCGCGGGCCGATTGTTGGCGATATTCACCACAGCGCGTTGAATATGCTCAGCAAGGTCGTTCGTGACAAATTGCCACCCATTGAACTCAAGCTGGACCGCGCCGGTGACGCCAGTATGCTGCTCGCCGAGCGCGACAATGACGAGCACAGCACCGATATCGAAGAGCAGTACCTCGAGGCGATTCGCGCTGCGACGCAACGCATCACCCTGGCCAATGCATATTTTTACCCCAGCTACCGCTTTCTGCGTGAGCTGCGTAATGCCTCACGGCGGGGCGTCAAGGTCACCCTGATTCTGCAGGGGCAGCCCGACATGCCGTTCGTGCGGGTCTGCTCGCGGCTGACCTACACCTACCTGCTGCGCGATGGCGTGGCCATTCACGAATACAAGCAACGTGCATTGCACGGCAAGGTCGCGCTGATCGACCAGGACTGGTCCACCGTGGGCTCCAGCAATCTCGACCCGCTGAGCCTTGCGCTGAACCTGGAAGCCAACCTGTTCATTCGTGATCGCGCGCTCAATGAGCATCTGCAAAACCATCTGATGGAACTTGCCGCTGCGCACAGCAAGCAAATGAGCCTCAAGGGGGCGGCGCGTGGCCAGTGGTGGCGTGCGCCGATGATCGTATTGAGTTTCTTTTTCCTGCGCCGTTTCCCGGCCATTGCCGGTTTGTTCCCGGTTCACGGTGTGCGCCTCAAGCCACTGCGTGCCGGTGATGTAGTGCCCGAAGCGAAAGTGATCGAACAGCAGCAGAACAACCATCCGATGGACCAGGAGAAAACCCTATGA
- a CDS encoding endonuclease/exonuclease/phosphatase family protein: protein MTSANPPVGPATPVSASVSLNVLTMNMHMGFGIFNRRFILPELREAVRTVSADIVFLQEVHGEQQSHARKVKDWPTISQYEFLADSMWSDFAYGRNAVYPDGDHGNALLSKYPIIQHENLDISIHGTEQRGLLHCILEVPHAGRVHAVCVHLGLRESHRRQQLKLLNELMARIPEGEPVIVAGDFNDWRRRADASLQGSGLHEVFVERFGAPAKSFPARWPLLCLDRIYVRNATSHRPKVLSSRPWSHLSDHAPLAVELTL from the coding sequence TTGACCAGTGCCAATCCGCCTGTCGGCCCAGCAACACCAGTGTCCGCCAGTGTTTCATTGAATGTACTGACCATGAACATGCACATGGGCTTTGGCATTTTCAATCGCCGCTTCATTCTGCCGGAGTTGCGTGAAGCTGTGCGCACTGTATCGGCCGATATCGTGTTTCTTCAGGAAGTGCACGGCGAACAACAGAGCCATGCGCGCAAGGTCAAGGACTGGCCGACGATTTCGCAGTACGAGTTTCTGGCCGACAGCATGTGGAGTGATTTTGCCTACGGCCGCAACGCGGTGTACCCGGATGGCGATCATGGCAACGCGTTGCTGTCCAAATACCCGATCATCCAGCATGAAAACCTTGATATTTCCATTCATGGCACCGAGCAGCGCGGCTTGTTGCACTGCATTCTCGAGGTGCCACACGCGGGCCGGGTGCATGCGGTCTGTGTGCACCTGGGGCTGCGTGAAAGCCATCGTCGTCAGCAGCTCAAACTGCTTAACGAGCTGATGGCACGTATTCCCGAGGGCGAGCCGGTGATCGTTGCCGGTGACTTCAACGACTGGCGCCGGCGCGCCGATGCATCGCTGCAGGGCAGCGGGCTGCATGAGGTTTTCGTCGAGCGCTTCGGGGCACCGGCCAAAAGCTTTCCGGCCCGTTGGCCCTTGCTCTGCCTGGACCGGATCTATGTCCGCAATGCGACGTCGCACCGGCCGAAAGTGTTGTCCAGCCGACCGTGGTCCCACCTTTCCGATCATGCACCGCTGGCGGTGGAGTTGACCTTATGA
- a CDS encoding cytochrome b has translation MDASTSQRYTARARWLHWSMAILIVLAYTLILSRTQFSKGSEYRLLVVQSHYWVGILILIMAFFRAAERRRHRPPGITPPLEGALRIVATLTHYALYAFLFAQPLLGLLTVMVEKGALPIPLTDLQIPWPLATSDHLAETFEDVHKLLGSIFYYVIGLHVIAALWHHLVRKDDTLKRML, from the coding sequence GTGGATGCATCGACTTCTCAACGCTACACCGCCCGGGCCAGGTGGCTGCACTGGTCAATGGCCATTCTGATCGTGCTGGCGTACACCCTGATTCTGAGCCGCACCCAGTTCAGCAAGGGCTCGGAATACCGTTTGCTGGTCGTGCAGAGCCATTACTGGGTCGGCATTCTGATTCTGATCATGGCGTTTTTCCGTGCCGCCGAGCGTCGACGTCATCGTCCACCCGGCATTACACCGCCGCTTGAAGGGGCGTTGCGCATCGTCGCAACCCTGACCCATTACGCGCTGTATGCGTTCCTGTTTGCTCAGCCGTTACTGGGCCTGCTGACGGTGATGGTGGAGAAAGGCGCACTGCCCATCCCCCTCACCGACCTGCAGATTCCCTGGCCGCTGGCCACCTCGGACCACCTGGCCGAAACGTTCGAAGACGTGCACAAGTTGCTGGGCTCGATCTTCTACTATGTCATCGGTCTGCATGTGATCGCTGCGCTCTGGCACCACCTGGTGCGCAAGGACGATACCCTCAAGCGCATGCTGTAA
- a CDS encoding S-methyl-5'-thioinosine phosphorylase: MTVYAIIGGTGLTQLEGLNIRQSLPMNTPYGAPSGEIQIGDYAGREVMFLARHGHPHRLPPHQVNYRANIWALKQAGAEAILAVNAVGGIHPAMGTGHFCVPHDLVDYTSGRQHTFFADDLEAVTHIDFSYPYSEPLRARLIAALAAEGCAFSDRGVYACTQGPRLETVAEIIRLERDGCDIVGMTGMPEAALARELELEYACLALVVNPAAGKSTTVITMAEIEQALREGMGKVKATLAQVLSAS, translated from the coding sequence ATGACTGTTTACGCGATTATTGGCGGTACTGGCCTGACCCAGCTCGAGGGCCTGAACATTCGGCAATCCCTGCCGATGAACACCCCTTATGGCGCACCGTCCGGCGAAATCCAGATCGGCGACTATGCCGGTCGTGAAGTGATGTTTCTGGCGCGCCACGGCCACCCGCACCGCTTGCCGCCGCATCAGGTTAACTACCGGGCCAATATCTGGGCACTCAAGCAGGCAGGTGCCGAAGCGATTCTTGCGGTCAACGCAGTCGGTGGCATTCATCCGGCCATGGGCACCGGGCATTTCTGTGTGCCGCATGATCTGGTCGACTACACCAGCGGTCGTCAGCACACCTTCTTTGCCGATGATCTGGAAGCGGTCACGCACATCGACTTCAGCTATCCGTACAGCGAACCGCTGCGTGCTCGGCTGATTGCGGCGTTGGCGGCAGAGGGATGCGCGTTCTCCGATCGGGGCGTCTATGCCTGTACCCAGGGACCGCGTCTGGAGACTGTTGCCGAAATCATTCGCCTGGAGCGTGATGGTTGCGACATCGTCGGCATGACTGGCATGCCCGAAGCCGCCTTGGCGCGTGAACTGGAGCTTGAATACGCCTGCCTGGCGCTGGTGGTCAATCCGGCAGCGGGCAAATCGACGACTGTCATTACCATGGCGGAAATCGAACAGGCCCTGCGCGAGGGGATGGGCAAGGTGAAGGCTACGCTTGCCCAGGTTCTTTCGGCGTCCTGA
- the nagZ gene encoding beta-N-acetylhexosaminidase, whose product MSSGLQGSLMVDVAGTWLTSEDRQFLRQPEVGGLIIFARNIEHPRQVRELSTAIRAVRPDLLLAVDQEGGRVQRLREGFVRLPPMRAIADKPDAELLAEQCGWLMATEVLAVGLDLSFAPVLDLDYQRSAVVGTRSFEGDPQRAALLAGAFIRGMNAAGMAATGKHFPGHGWAEADSHVAIPNDERSLEEIRASDLVPFARLSQQLAAVMPAHVIYPKVDSQPAGFSRRWLQDILRDELQFDGVIFSDDLSMAGAHVVGDAASRIEAALTAGCDMGLVCNDRAAAELALGAAQRLKVKPSPRIARMRGQASASTDYRQHPRWQAALQALRAAQLID is encoded by the coding sequence ATGAGTTCTGGCCTGCAAGGCTCCTTGATGGTCGATGTCGCCGGCACCTGGCTGACCAGCGAAGACCGTCAGTTTTTGCGCCAGCCCGAAGTGGGCGGTTTGATCATCTTTGCCCGAAACATCGAGCATCCCCGTCAGGTTCGTGAGTTGAGCACCGCGATTCGTGCTGTGCGCCCGGACCTGCTGCTGGCCGTCGATCAGGAGGGCGGCAGGGTGCAGCGCCTGCGTGAGGGCTTCGTACGCCTGCCGCCGATGCGCGCCATCGCCGACAAGCCTGACGCCGAGCTTCTGGCTGAACAGTGTGGCTGGCTGATGGCGACCGAAGTGCTGGCGGTCGGACTGGACCTGAGCTTCGCTCCGGTACTGGACCTCGACTACCAGCGCAGCGCTGTGGTCGGCACGCGTTCGTTCGAAGGCGATCCGCAGCGGGCGGCGTTGCTGGCAGGGGCGTTCATTCGTGGGATGAACGCTGCGGGCATGGCTGCCACCGGCAAGCATTTTCCCGGCCACGGCTGGGCTGAAGCCGATTCTCATGTGGCTATCCCGAATGACGAGCGTAGCCTGGAAGAGATCCGCGCCAGTGATCTGGTGCCGTTTGCTCGTCTGAGTCAGCAGCTGGCTGCAGTGATGCCAGCGCATGTCATTTACCCGAAAGTCGATTCGCAGCCCGCAGGCTTTTCAAGGCGCTGGTTGCAGGACATTCTGCGCGACGAACTGCAATTTGACGGTGTTATTTTCAGCGATGACCTGTCGATGGCCGGGGCTCATGTCGTCGGTGATGCGGCCAGCCGTATCGAGGCAGCGCTGACAGCCGGATGCGACATGGGCCTGGTGTGCAACGACCGGGCGGCCGCAGAGCTTGCGCTGGGCGCTGCGCAGCGTCTGAAGGTCAAGCCTTCGCCACGTATCGCGCGTATGCGCGGTCAGGCGTCGGCCAGCACCGACTATCGGCAACACCCGCGCTGGCAGGCCGCGCTCCAGGCTCTGCGTGCTGCTCAACTGATCGATTAA